One Aegilops tauschii subsp. strangulata cultivar AL8/78 chromosome 2, Aet v6.0, whole genome shotgun sequence genomic window, AGCGGTGCATACGCGTCATCCATTCACAGTTTCCTCACCTTGGCTGGCCACAGTTGCAATACATCACGTACGAACTTAACTTCTTCACTTATCATTACAATTTACAAGCCATGAGACAAAATTATCCTTTGTCGAAACTGAGACAAAATTATCGGCCTAATCGAAGCAAGCTAACACGAACATGTACTCAAACCCATAAGAGAAGTACCTCAAGCAGCCATACTGACAGCTCGGGGATGGCGCACGCACGCATGCTACACCGCGCTCTCCGGGTCCGGCTCCCGTCCGGCGGTCTCCGCCGTCCTGGAGCCGTCCTTCGCTGCCGGAACCGGGAGAGCGGGCCGCGCGCGGCAGACGGGGCAGGTGGCGTGCGCGCCCAGCCAGACGTCGACGCACCCGGCGTGGAACGCGTGGCTGCACCCGGGCAGGGCGCGCACCGCGTCGCCGTCCTGCATGGCGCCCAGGCACACCGCGcactcctcgccgccgccgccacccccgcGCGGCTCCGCCTTGAACCTGAACACCGGCATGGCCGCCAGCGCCGCCTCGTCGagccctcctccgccgcccctcttcctcgTCGCCGGCCCGGCCTCGGGGCCGGGTCCCGTCCGGTGCACGCCGTCCCGCCCGCTCCACCGCACGTACAGATAGTTGAGGTACAGCACCGCCCCGTACAGCGCGAGGCACACCGCCGTGAACGCCGCCACGAGCTCCACCGTCCCGCCGAGGCTCCACAACCCCCGgtgcggcggcggctgctgctgctgctgctcagACGCCGTCGACATGCCGATCGATGGATGTCACTCCACTCGCAGAGCGGCGTGCCGTGCGGTTCTTGCTTTGCTCTCTCTGTTGGCCTGGTGCGAGCAATGATGGTTTTGTTGGCGTGTCTCCGTGTAATGTTACGGCCGGTGGTGCTGGAGCAAGAGTTAAGTTATGTTTTATATACTGTTCTGTCGGTGAATAGATTAACCAAGTTCGTTCCAATAGCATTTACTAGTAATAATAATCTACCCAGCGGCCAGCTCCACACTCCAGTCTTCTTCCAGGTGGCAGCACTTCCCTCTCAAAAAAATATGGCAGGACTTGGGGTGAAGCCGAATAATAGCATGTTTATTTATAATTTAATGGTGAAAGTAGAATCTTCAAAATCATGTCCATGTCATAAGTGCTAGTTCGGGTAATGTTGCACTAGCCTAGAGAAATTCTTCTAAAAAGGCACTTGACACAAACCTAACATATACCTGATTTGATGTCACAGGGCTTAAAACCTATGCGTGGGAAAACATATTTTAATGGAGATAAACTCCAAGATTTTGTAtaacactagtgcagaaccgggctttagcgccggtttgtaagggcctttagtgccggttctgcaaccggcactaaagagtggagactaaagcccccccttttagtaccggttcatcacgaaccggcgctaaagtgccaccatgtggcacgagccaggcccgggtgcgtgcaggacattagtatcggttggtaacaccaaccggtactaaatgtttgatggtgttttggtattattttttatttttcctttaattttgtgttttcaatttaatttagtgattattttagttgttaaatcattaggtgaaagtaccatagattagtttcgactggatgcatgtggatcctagctaagtgatcaagtatatgccatatccatattatacttgatcacctataattaagtgatcaagtataatatggatatggcatattaCACTATTGGACCTTTTGAGTAAGACTGAAGAAGATCTTCTGAGAATTGACAGTTTTCGTATGGAAGATAGAAAACATATATGGGACACTCTAGAGAAGCATCTCCCAATTGATTTACTTAAGAATAAACTCTCGTTTTAAATCCATTgcaattttcttcttcttctttttcgagttagaataaaaagaaaacaatttagcatgatcacttagctaggatccatccagctgaaactaatctgcggtttcttttataaatgatataataactcatcatcatcatattaatataaaaactcttgcatcatatcatcaacaacagtaaattagctagctaaaaatcatcatagtcgtcattaccactgtttaatcatcatagtcattaccgctatctaatcagcaccaacactagcttaaagaaaaaacattcacttgtaccagaagcaaagatatcatcgagttcaacatggtcatcatattataagcgttcataacaccacaaaagcaaatcaccctttgagattaagttcaggacgaagaacacggacatgagaggacaaaagtactaagaacatgaactagctaaatcactcctgctgctctctctcgggtaaaatagcatagaacatgtatagctctccggattcatcatactggagcatgcagatgaacctgtctcctaatcgtgggctgcgcttctcattgctgccccctagtacttctctgctggcatcgttaacaattttgctccaatctttcactattaagcattaaTCGCTGTTAGAAATCCTGAATgaactcatgtgcaatgtaggatatcttggccgtaagctaaccattgacatgtgacctttagtctcgatccactgaggcacaactgtcatcgagAGTCCCtcttgaagaacatcgtatagtaattaatatacttagcaataaAAGTTAAAaaaatgtatgcaaaagatgcactgaggacaaatagtaaaaatcttaccatctttcgtaaatagatgtgaccgtagttcaatacgatcactattggtcgcacgttttgagtactaacatttctaagtgcaggaagaaaatttgtcttaacagtatgaagatcctcaagccatgaaacataatgacttatctcctcgcagtttagttcagcttcgggacagtagtaggtcctgtctaccaagcgccggatatgtttgcttgaatggaaataagctgtcaatagaaattagttgtcaactatttttgaataaacaatatcaaagacataaatatggttgagaaactcacataatggtagaactggaggcgtctgcacatcgaaccagatgtctctattaccttcaatatcatcttccggacaaATATCAAAGGTggtaaccatatcaggctcaaatgcataagccttgcatagtgcttgccaagttttgcattcaaaataggtgtacgtgtctgcattgtataatttgacgttgaaagtataaccatgctcggtcttcaggtaaactctctttacctccatagttttcatagcactgaaacctaacttatccaagacaaaaatgcttgcatggcaggggatgcgctagtagaatagtgaaaatttaaaattataagttgaagcaaatgaagcatatataagtcatgcttaattacgaaaaaagacttgtcgttgtgacttactgtatccacttcgaaggtctcatccagcttgatgctgaagcgcctatcatcaacaaggaaatttctgtcgcacaggccgcgctggtcttcacagtattcgcacttaatgaaatctttttcgtcgtcagacgacatttcctatgttcatataggtgaaacattaaacacttactagttctattaattcaactaattcaactacttctattaattcaactagttctattaatttaactaattcaaataaagtagctagttctatatagtaatattttaattagatcatgaaaccacatatatctaaattttcttactaaaaataaactagttctattaattcaactaattcaactaagaatttactaaaaataaactagttctattaattttcttactaaaatatataaagtagctatatatatagtaaaattttaattagatcatcaaatctcatatacctaaattttcttactaaaaataaactagttctactaattcaactagttcaactaagtatttactaaaaataaactagttatattaattcaactatttcaaatctcatatatatacctaattaatatctagctaattcatctaaaattgacattaatatttaacatcttttccatataattcatctaacattaacattctaacattcttatctacgtaatttatctaacattaatctaaacaaacagaaaacagaaaataagtaaaaacaatatgtgtgtgtgtgtgtccgagcggggggcggcggcgtacgggtgGCGGCGCTCAACGGcgatgcgacggggacggcgTGACGACgagcggcgggccgggggcgacggcgcgatcgagacggcgacgggggcgacggcgacgacgggcggcggggcctgcgagggcggcgcgcgatgggcgacggcgcggcggcggcgatgtcgcgcgaagtAGTTGGAGAATAAGTGGGggtcgatgaaactgaatttttcttaagtgccatatatatagaaggggcctttagtaccggttggagccaccaaccggtactaaaggccaattttcgccaggccaaggggcgggaaactgcccctttagtaccggttcatggctccaaccggtactaaaggccccccctttagtaccggttggagccacgacccggtactaaaggggtgcgctggcgcaggagcggtgcgagcaagtttagtcccaccttgctagccgaggggcgcccgcactaGTTTAAAAGCCCCGacgcggctgctgtctcgaactcctctctatagcaggcttctaggcctaacttcggcgcgctgccctgtgagcctgctggcccttctgggcctgtatttgcaaaccctaggtctggcaggcccactgggcagcgccccaataattttttatataattttcttctatttatttctgagtagtttttttgctgtatttagtttctttgtgaatataaaaaaaattatatagttttttttcttttatgcattatttattttctgctatttatttttgagtaattttttatatagtttttgtcttttctgttttatttattttatgttttattatgatgcatactgaacgcaaaaataggctggagttcaaataagtttaaaaaacattgaagtgcccgtgtaacagatgaattctcgtccgaaactctgatactccgaaagagattgtccagtttgtacacgaggtgcgtccagttttcgccgtgaccctctctactcttttgcacatgctatgcgggtgaaatgatgataccatgccaagttccaacattttcagagttcattttgtagcgattttcaatttcatcgtcatttagctccctaaacaaatcggtaaatgactggaaaacagcaaatgatgttagaacgtgttggaaattgatgaagtcgctttgaatggtgcgtactaaacgcaaaataggctggagttcaaataagtttaaaaaacattgaagtgcccgtgtaacagatgagttctcgtccgaaaccctgatactccgaaagagattgtccagtttgtacacgaggtgcgtccagctttcgccgtgaccctctctactcttttgcacatgctatgcgggtgaaatgataataccatgccaagttccaacattttcagagttcattttgtagtgattttcaatttcaccgtcatttagctctctaaacaaatcggtaaatgactgaaaaacagcaaatggatgtcagaacgtgttggaaattgatgacgtcgctttgaatggtgcgtactgaacgcaaaaataggctggagttcaaataagtttaaaaaacattgaagtgcccgtgtaacagatgagttctcgtccgaaaccctgatactccgaaagagattgtccagtttgtacacgaggtgcgtccagttttcgccgtgaccctctctactcttttgcacatgctatgcgggtgaaatgatgataccatgtcaagttccaacattttcagagttcattttgtagtgattttcaatttcaccgtcatttagctctctaaacaaattggtaaatgactgaaaaacaacaaatgatgtcagaacgtgttggaaattgatgacgttgctttgaatggtgcgtactgaacgcaaaaatagtctggagttcaattaagtttaaaaaacatgaagtgccggtgtaacagatgggttctcgtccgaagccctgatactccgaaagagattgtccagtttgtacacgaagtgcgtccagtttttgccgtaaccctctctactcttttgcacatgctatgtgggtgaaataatgataccatgccaagtttcaacattttcagagttcattttgtagcgattttcagtttcacggtcatttagctctgaaaacaaatcagtaaatgactgaaaaacaggaaatgatgtcagaaagtgttgaaaattgatgacgtcgctttgaatgatgcctactgaacgcaaaaaaagtctggagttgtaataagtttaaaaaatgaagtgtcgGTTTAACAGATgggttttcgtccgaaaccggccctgatattttgaaagagattgtccagtttgtacacgaagtgcatccagtttttgccgtattgtccagtttgtacacgaagtgtatccaatttttgccgcaacacaagaagtccggagttgtaataagttattaaaaataaaaaagaggcgcaatgctcgttaattagcttcaagcctttcggaatagtgtagactgcactgcacatagctccatacAGTCTAccctattcctcaaggcttgaagctaagcaacgtgaaggtgagcattgcgcctcttcttcatcgtctctgcactcagggcttataaaccgctcctagtgcctctctcttcgcaaggtgggactaaaaaatagcttagtaagaaactctagtaccggttcgtgccacgaaccggtactaaaggtgctcgtggggccacagcctcattagtaccggttcgtggcacgaaccggtgctaaaggttcgccacAAACCGATACTAAAGAGCtcctcccgcctagccgttggaaccggcactaatggacacattagtgccggctcaaaatcaaaccggcactaatgtgcttcacatttgacccttttttctactagtgtaaaaGAATTCTAGAAGGATTACTTGTTCCAGCTAAAAGATACTAGAATAGTAGATAAGAATTCAGAATTTTACATCTTTGCAACACATAGTTTTTGAAAAATTGTGTTGCATGTGTTGTACGGCCCTGGGAGTAACACTACACCGGGTCCCACTACACCTATAGAAGATTTTCCTACTAATTGAACCCATGGGTTGACTGAGCCCCGGGGAGAAATAAAGGGgagagtttttttttttgaaggggAGAAATAAGGGAGAGTTGGTTAGAAGGGTTTGGATTAGCTAGTATCCGTGGAGGAGATATGTATGCAGATGAAGTTCCTAAGTGTGCTTTTAGTAGCTCTACGATATTCCCCATTGGTTCAACCAGTGAAAACAAATTCTTTCGTAGGTGTCTACGTCGAAAATAATTCAACATGACCCCCTTGTGGAAGATAGTcaacaaataaaaaaaataaaaacataaTCTAAATGACCCACTTGTCAATGGGCAGTGCCGTTTATTACTCATGTTCAACTCCAACAAAGAGCTAGAAAAGAGCAAGCACATGTCTTCTACCAGGGCCGGCCCTGGGGAGGGGCAGGGGGGGCAACCGCCCCGGGCCCCCGAAGTCTAGGGGCCCTCTCCCGGGCATGCATGTTGTTGCCCATGGGCTAGTCAGGTAGTACATGTGTGTAGTATGATCCCACGAGAGAAACTGCGTCCTTCTTCTGTTTTGTTTGCGATCCAAGAGGGGCCCCTCAACGAGATGTGGAGCCTGGCCCAGCGCATGGCCCACGGCCTGACCATCGTTCACATACAGCGCACAACCCACGTATCCTTTTTTCCAGCCAAACGATCACCAATCTCCAGTCCCCCAATCGCGGGACGGCCATCGCTGCTGATACCGCCGCCGTCCCCGCGGCCACGATGGAGGATATCTGTAGGCTCATCTTCACACCCTGGTAGGTATGGATCGCTTTGCTCTTTTTTGGATTGAATCCCGTCTGTTTGTATTGATTTTGAGATTCTGCCCTTTCTTGGTCTACGCTGAAAAAATTGTAGTCCCCATAAGCAGGATTTTCGCTTCGATTAAAATTACGACTGTCTCCAAGGCATTCGTTTTTGTGCTTCGATACAAAAACATACAAACGCATCATTTTGTGTCCACTTTGGATTTTTGGACCAGGAATTCAGGATCAAAGTGGACACAAAATGATGCTTTTGTATCTGCATATGGTACAACTAATACAATGAATCTTCTGTTCATTTCTCATATTGCTTATAAAATTTAACCCATTATCCATATTAATTCTAGGGCTTTGAAGATGGTTTTTGTGCTTCATAAGATACCAAAGAAGTCTTATAAAAAGAACATGTCTAAGGAGGCAGTGGATGTTTTGATAATGGCCCAGGTATGCCGAAAAGTGCAAGCAACACCCGAGCTCCATAGAGCTCTTTATTTTTCTTTCAATGAAAATACTTTTTCAGAtgtcaaaaaaatctgaaaaaaagtATACACATAGACATATGTTGTTAGTATACTTGTATAAAATTTTATAAACATAtatgttcatatgtgatgtaccCAAAAAAGACAAATACATGAAGTAAAATAGgccttttgttttttgtttttgggACTGGCATTTGTCTTTTTTGTGTAGAATGCAAATAGTCAAATTAGTTGATGAAActttatatatatatgtatttgCATAATTTGGTTTGacattttttgaaacttttaagtatattttgattttttttaatacGGGCTCCATGGAGCCCGTCCTTTGCAATGCTGCTCTCCCAGGTATGCTTCCTTTATGTGATTGTTTTTGTCCTACTGTAAGAAGCATGTGCATCTTATAAATAGATATATATTGACAAAAACAATGTGAGGTCCGTAAATGTCCCAAGATAAATTTGGTTTGGCAAATTTACACATTGTAAAGAAATTATTGAATAAGATAGATATTCATATCATCATTGGTGCCTTTACATCTACAAAGTTCGAAAAAATAGATAAGGTAATATATAAGGGCCCCGATTCTTGTTTCGCCCCGGGCCCCCGAAACCTCAGGACCGGCCCTGCTTCTACCCCTGTGTGGACTGCGTCATCAAGGCCTGTACGTTGGCTCTGGAACAAGGATAGCATTACCATGAGCATGGCGTTGCAACACAGTTGGCTCTGCTCCGTCCCCAATCATCTCGCCTTGGGCGAGAAGGAGGGCAATGAAGACAGGAGGAACACTGAGATCCTCGATCGAGAGCCCCAAACCCCCCTTTGCGTACCACCCCCCACCAGCCGGCATGTCCTTCCCTAATGAGTAAGTAGTAAACTAACATTCTTGGATGGATTGATGCTATGATCGAGAGGGAAGTGCTAAAGAGGGAATCTTGTTTGTGTGTTAGGAGCGCAAGATTTGCTTCGTGATGATGTACAAGTACACACACAACTCCTACGTATACCTCAATGGCAAAAGCGACCATAGGAAATTATAAAAGTTATGGTTTGTACAACATAATGTCAGCACTATTACGTGTATCTCAATTCGCATGAGCAAAGAGAAATCATCTGATGCATAAGATAGAAATTTTTTCATTGAATATGAACTGACTTTTTCCCTATAATTGAAATATGAAGAATTTACAGCAAAAAAAGAGAAATGTGAAGATTGATTCCTATCCTACATAGGAAGAAAAATCCATTTACTACAAACCAAAGGGCTTCAAATAAAAGTTCCTTACAAAACTTGTACAATATTATTTTAAATTCCTAAAAAATCCTGTAAACCGAAGGAGACCGTATAATTCCTATAAAATTCCGCTAAACCAAAAGGAGGCCCAATATGTGCTGGAGTTGCTCTCTTTTTTTGAGGGTTCAAAGTGCAAGATGTTCCGTCAAGTCTAACCAGTGCTTGATCTGTACCATGTGTTCACGATCGAACGGTCCTGATGCCTGGATCGCATGATCGCACGATTCGCACCCGGAGTACTGATCCGCATCGCCCTCGCCTCTCCGCCTCCGAGCCCGGCCCTGCCCTGCCCCTCTCGCAGTCTCGTGTTAAAAAAAGCCCGACTCTGCCTCCAGCCACCAAACCCTAGCCATGGCGACCGCAGCAAACCCTCCCGCGGCCCTCCCGTCGGCGCCCCCGCCCTCCtaccccgccaccgccgcccactgcgcctcctcctccgccgcggccgaggacgacgacgacctCTACGGCCGCCTCAAATCGCTCCAGCGCCACATGGAGTTCGTCGAGATCCAGGAGGAGTACGTCAAGGACGAGCAGAAGAACCTGAAGCGCGAGCTGCTGCGCGCGCAGGAGGAGGTCAAGCGGATCCAGTCCGTGCCCCTCGTCATCGGCCAGTTCATGGAGATGGTCGACGGCAACAACGGCATCGTCGGGTCCACCACCGGCAGCAACTACTACGTGCGGATCCTCAGCACCATCAACCGCGAGCTGCTCAAGCCGTCAGCGTCCGTCGCCCTGCACCGCCACTCCAACGCGCTCGTCGACGTGCTGCCGCCCGAGGCCGACTCCAGCATCTCGCTGCTCGCTTCGTCGGAGAAGCCCAACGTCCTGTATTCGGTGAGTTTCTCGTGGATTCCTCAGATCCGTATGTACCCCAAGGAATTTTGTTTACCT contains:
- the LOC109775382 gene encoding E3 ubiquitin-protein ligase ATL6-like, with protein sequence MSTASEQQQQQPPPHRGLWSLGGTVELVAAFTAVCLALYGAVLYLNYLYVRWSGRDGVHRTGPGPEAGPATRKRGGGGGLDEAALAAMPVFRFKAEPRGGGGGGEECAVCLGAMQDGDAVRALPGCSHAFHAGCVDVWLGAHATCPVCRARPALPVPAAKDGSRTAETAGREPDPESAV